The genomic stretch CCGGGTGGGGGTGGTTCACAGCCCGCAGCCCAGACCCTTGCTCAGAGAATGCCGCCCAGGTACTCCAGCACGTTCACCTTCACGGGCATGAAATACGCGTGCTGCTCCCGCTCGCGGGCGAAGGTCAGGAGGTCACGGGCGAACGCGCGGTTGCAGTCCAGGGTGGGTGTGAACGTGCGGGGGAACACCGCGTGGTTGCGGGCCCGCCAGTAGTTGAAGCTGGCCTCCGTGAGGATGCTCGTCGCGCCCCACCACACGTCCGTGCCGTCCGGCAGGAGGTCGGCCCAGGTGTCCAGCAGGCGCAGGTCGAAGAACGGCTGCGTGAAGAACCCGGCCGCGCCTGCGTCCAGCTTGCGCTCCAGATAGTCCCGCTCGCGGACGAACGACTGCCGGTACGGATCCAGCCCGGCGTACACGCGCAGGTGCGGCGCGTCGCGGTTCAGGCGGCGGATCAGGTCCACGGCGTCCTGGTCGTACACCCTCGCGCTCATGTCGATCGGCGCGTCCCCGGTCACCACGAGGACCTCGCGGATCCCGTGCTCCTCCAGCAGCGGCAGGAACGGCAGCGGCTCGCGCGGGTTGAAATCCACGGCGCGCAGGTGCGGAATCGCCGCGAAGCCCGGCCGGGCAAACCCACACCCCACCCAGGACCTCAGCGAGTACCGCGTCAGGTCCGGCACGTTCACGGTATCTACCCCGCCCAGTGCGCCCGCGACCTCCGCGATCTCCGCACGCAGACCAGAACGGGACCGGGGCACCAGCTCGACAGAGACGCGCGTCACTGGCCGCCTCCGGCGGCGGTCGATGGTTGAAGGTTGACGGTTGAGAGTTGTTGTCTTTCAACCATCAACTGTCCACCATCAACACCCGCAGGGTCATACGCGAGGATCGGCCCCAGCCAGCGTTCGGTTTCCTCGACGCTCTGGCTCTTGCGGCGGGCGTAGTCCTCGATCTGGTCGCGGCCGATGCGGCCCACGGCGAGGTAACGCGCTTCCGGGTGCGCGAAGTACAGCCCCGACACGGTGGCGGCAGGAGTCATGGCGCACGATTCGGTCAGGCGCAGGCCGACTTCCTCGGCGTTCAGCAGGGTGAACAGCGTGCGTTTCTCGGTGTGGTCGGGCTGCGCGGGATAGCCAGGTGCGGGACGGATGCCCTGGTAGCGCTCGCGGATCAGGTCGTCGTTGCCCAGCGCTTCCTCGGGCGCGTAGCCCCAGTGCCGCACGCGGACGTCCCGGTGGAGTTTCTCGGCGAAGGCCTCGGCCAGCCGGTCCGCGATCGCCTTGACCAGAATGGCGTTGTAATCGTCGTGCTGCGCCTCGAACTTCGCCGCGAGTTCCTCTGCGCCGTGAATCGCCACCGCGAACGCCCCGATATGATCCCCGTCCGGCAGGATGAAGTCCGCCAGCGCCGCGTTCGGCGTGGTCTGTTCGCGCTGCTGGCGCAGGGTGTGGAGGCGGGTTGATGGTTGATGGTTGATAGATGACGGGATCTGGTCGTTTCCATCAACCATCAACGTTTCACTATCAACCACAATGTCGTCTCCGTCGCGCTGCGCGGGCCACAGGCCGATCACGCCGCGCGCGGTCAGGAGCTTCTCGTCGATGGCGCGCTGGAGGAGGGTCTGCGCGTCGGCGAAGAGTTTGCGGGCTTCCTCGCCGCGCAGGGGGTCGGTGAGGATGTTCGGGTAGATGCCCTTCATCTCCCAGGCGATGAAGAACGGCGTCCAGTCGATGAAGTCCAGCAGCTCCGCGATGGGCTGCTCGATGACCTGACGGCCCGGTTCGCGAGGGGCGGGCGCGGGGGTGGGGGAGACCTGCGGCGCGCGGGCGCGGGCCTCCTCGATGGGAATCAGGCGCACCTGCCGCCCGCCGTGCCGTTCGCGCAGCGCGTCGTACTCCTCGCGCACGCGGTCCTGCACGCCCGCCGGGTCGGCGAGGAGGTCGGCGGTGGTCGTCACGGCGCGGCTGGCGTCCAGCACGTGCACCACAGGGCCGGGGTAGGCGGGGTCGATCTTCACGGCGGTGTGCGCGCGGCTGGTGGTCGCCCCGCCGATCAGGAGGGGCAGGTTCAGGCCGCGGCGGGTCATCTCGCGGGCCACGGTGACCATCTCGTCCAGGCTGGGGGTGATCAGGCCGCTCAGGCCGATGACGTCCGCGCCGATCCGCTCGGCCTCGTCGAGGATCTTCTCGGTGGGCACCATCACGCCCAGGTCGGTGACCTGATAGCCGTTGCACGCCAGCACCACCCCGACGATGTTCTTGCCGATGTCGTGCACGTCGCCCTTCACGGTCGCCAGCAGCACGCGGCCCTTGCCACCGGCTTCCTGCTTCTCGGCTTCCATGTACGGCGTGAGGTACGCCACGGCGCGTTTCATCACGCGGGCGGACTTCACGACCTGCGGCAGGAACATCTTCCCGGCGCCGAACAGGTCCCCGACGACGTTCATGCCGTCCATCAGCGGCCCCTCGATGACCTTCAGCGGCGAGCCGAGCTCCTGATACGCCTCCTCGGCATCGGCGTCCACGAAGTCCGCGATGCCCTGCACGAGCGCGTGCTTCAGCCGCTCCTGCACCGGCAGGTCCCGCCAGGGGCTGCCCGCGCCGACCTCGCGCTTCACGCCCTTGTAGCGGTCGGCGAGTTCCAGGAGGCGTTCCGTGGCGTCGGGGCGGCGGGCCAGGATCACGTCCTCCACCGCGTCGCGCAACTCGGGTTCGATGTCCTCGTACACGGCGAGCATCCCGGCGTTCACGATGCCCATGTCCAGCCCCGCGCGGATGGCGTGGTACAGGAACACGGCGTGCATCGCCTCGCGCACGTGGTTGTTCCCCCGGAACGAGAACGACACGTTGCTGATCCCGCCCGACACCAGCGCGCCCGGCAGGTTCGTCTTGATCCAGCGGGTCGCCTCGATGAAGTCGATGGCGTAGCGGTCGTGCTCCTCGATGCCGGTCGCGACGGTCAGGACGTTCGGGTCGAAGATGATGTCCTGCGCCGGGAAACCTACCTGCTCGGTCAGCAGGCGGTAGGCGCGGGAGGTGATCTCCTTGCGCCGCTCCAGGTTGTCCGCCTGCCCCTGCTCGTCGAAGGCCATGACGACTGCCGCCGCCCCATAGCGGCGCAGCAGACGGGCGCGTTCCAGGAACTTCTCCTCGCCGTCCTTGAGGGAAATGGAGTTCACGACCGCCTTGCCCTGCACGCGCTTGAGGCCCGCCTCCAGGATCTCCC from Deinococcus soli (ex Cha et al. 2016) encodes the following:
- a CDS encoding methylenetetrahydrofolate reductase, which gives rise to MTRVSVELVPRSRSGLRAEIAEVAGALGGVDTVNVPDLTRYSLRSWVGCGFARPGFAAIPHLRAVDFNPREPLPFLPLLEEHGIREVLVVTGDAPIDMSARVYDQDAVDLIRRLNRDAPHLRVYAGLDPYRQSFVRERDYLERKLDAGAAGFFTQPFFDLRLLDTWADLLPDGTDVWWGATSILTEASFNYWRARNHAVFPRTFTPTLDCNRAFARDLLTFAREREQHAYFMPVKVNVLEYLGGIL
- the metH gene encoding methionine synthase, with the translated sequence MSTDIRAEARRRILILDGAWGTQLQQAGLTEADFRWDGADPLRMYRGNFDLLQLTKPDVIRAVHRAYFAAGADIASTNTFNSTTISQADYGTESMAREMNVQGARLAREVADEFTARDGRPRWVAGSIGPTNRTATLSPDVERPEFRNVTYDDLVAAYTEAAEGLIEGGTDLLLLETVFDTLNAKAALFACEEAFARTGKTLPIMLSGTITDASGRTLSGQTPEAFAISTSHANLFSLGLNCALGADLLRPHLREIAANTDALVSVHPNAGLPNAFGEYDETPEHTASVLADFAREGLVNIVGGCCGTTPEHIRAIADAVREITPRVAPEQPAVLRLSGLEPLNVTPELNFVNVGERTNVTGSPKFAKAILAGDFDAGLKIARQQVENGAQIVDVNFDEGMLDGEAAMVKFLNLLAGEPDISRVPLMLDSSKWEILEAGLKRVQGKAVVNSISLKDGEEKFLERARLLRRYGAAAVVMAFDEQGQADNLERRKEITSRAYRLLTEQVGFPAQDIIFDPNVLTVATGIEEHDRYAIDFIEATRWIKTNLPGALVSGGISNVSFSFRGNNHVREAMHAVFLYHAIRAGLDMGIVNAGMLAVYEDIEPELRDAVEDVILARRPDATERLLELADRYKGVKREVGAGSPWRDLPVQERLKHALVQGIADFVDADAEEAYQELGSPLKVIEGPLMDGMNVVGDLFGAGKMFLPQVVKSARVMKRAVAYLTPYMEAEKQEAGGKGRVLLATVKGDVHDIGKNIVGVVLACNGYQVTDLGVMVPTEKILDEAERIGADVIGLSGLITPSLDEMVTVAREMTRRGLNLPLLIGGATTSRAHTAVKIDPAYPGPVVHVLDASRAVTTTADLLADPAGVQDRVREEYDALRERHGGRQVRLIPIEEARARAPQVSPTPAPAPREPGRQVIEQPIAELLDFIDWTPFFIAWEMKGIYPNILTDPLRGEEARKLFADAQTLLQRAIDEKLLTARGVIGLWPAQRDGDDIVVDSETLMVDGNDQIPSSINHQPSTRLHTLRQQREQTTPNAALADFILPDGDHIGAFAVAIHGAEELAAKFEAQHDDYNAILVKAIADRLAEAFAEKLHRDVRVRHWGYAPEEALGNDDLIRERYQGIRPAPGYPAQPDHTEKRTLFTLLNAEEVGLRLTESCAMTPAATVSGLYFAHPEARYLAVGRIGRDQIEDYARRKSQSVEETERWLGPILAYDPAGVDGGQLMVERQQLSTVNLQPSTAAGGGQ